A portion of the Cryptomeria japonica chromosome 5, Sugi_1.0, whole genome shotgun sequence genome contains these proteins:
- the LOC131060908 gene encoding cytochrome P450 711A1-like, translating into MPASSSFISYLNMGILTYYLTETFLWLGNSSWTSVFLICVAGAITVLYVYSRIPTWKLPNIPSPPESWLFGHLPLIAKGGPDVFISLAGKYGPIYRFNFGRQPLVIVADAELCREAGIKKFKFLSNRSIPSPIAASPLHQKGLFFTRDSRWSSMRGTIQPLYQPSRIANQVPLMERTICILKDHLSTKDEKEDINFSELLLKVATDIIGDAAFGERFDLTQSTSKSTFTHPVQEEVSEFVKQHVYSTTSLKMDLTGTFSIIMGILFPIVQEPFRQILSRIPGTGDWKVEQNNRKLTDRLNAIVAKRSMDLGLESRTDFLSSVLNARESSKDVRNLFSPDYISSLTYEHLLAGSATTSFTLSMVLYLVSAHPHVEKKLLQEIDAFGPPGRNPTAEDLDKFPYLTQVIKEAMRYYTVSPLVAREANEDVEIGGYLLPKGTWVWLALNAPAKDPIHFPNPETFKPERFDLECEEEKKRHPYANIPFGIGPRACIGMRFSLQEIKLALIHLYQLFTFEHSPLMEKPLAFQYGIVLSPKYGVKLRVQHRRTHKTIFQ; encoded by the exons ATGCCAGCCAGTTCCAGTTTCATAAGTTATCTGAACATGGGTATTCTCACGTATTATCTCACAGAGACATTTCTGTGGTTGGGCAATTCATCATGGACTAGTGTGTTTTTAATCTGCGTTGCAGGGGCGATTACGGTACTCTATGTTTATTCAAGAATACCCACATGGAAATTGCCCAACATTCCCAGTCCCCCTGAATCATGGCTGTTTGGCCATTTGCCTCTCATTGCCAAGGGTGGGCCTGATGTTTTTATTAGCTTGGCTGGCAAATATGGTCCAATCTATAG GTTTAACTTTGGAAGGCAGCCATTAGTGATAGTAGCAGATGCAGAGTTGTGTAGAGAGGCAGGGattaagaaattcaaatttctgtCAAATAGAAGTATTCCCTCACCCATTGCTGCTTCTCCTCTCCATCAGAAGGGACTATTTTTTACCAG GGACTCGAGATGGTCATCAATGCGTGGCACGATCCAACCCCTGTACCAACCCAGCCGAATAGCCAATCAAGTACCCCTCATGGAACGCACAATCTGCATCCTCAAAGACCATCTCTCCACCAAAGATGAAAAAGAAGACATAAATTTCTCAGAGCTCCTCCTGAAGGTCGCTACAGACATCATCGGAGATGCAGCATTTGGCGAGAGGTTCGATCTCACACAATCCACTTCAAAATCCACGTTCACACATCCAGTACAAGAGGAAGTCTCAGAATTTGTGAAGCAGCACGTCTATTCCACAACATCTCTGAAGATGGACCTCACTGGCACCTTCAGTATAATAATGGGGATCTTGTTCCCAATTGTACAGGAGCCCTTTCGACAAATCCTCAGTCGAATCCCAGGAACAGGGGATTGGAAGGTTGAACAGAACAACCGCAAGCTTACAGACAGATTGAATGCCATTGTGGCCAAGAGAAGTATGGATTTGGGGTTGGAATCCAGAACGGATTTTCTTTCCTCGGTGCTGAATGCAAGGGAGTCGAGTAAAGATGTCAGAAATTTGTTTAGCCCAGATTATATAAGCTCTCTCACTTATGAACATCTTTTGGCGGGCTCAGCTACAACTTCGTTTACTTTATCGATGGTGTTATATCTGGTTTCTGCACACCCTCATGTCGAGAAAAAATTGCTTCAAGAAATCGATGCTTTTGGGCCCCCAGGCAGAAATCCCACTGCTGAAGACCTTGACAAATTTCCTTATCTTACTCAG GTAATAAAGGAGGCTATGCGTTACTACACTGTATCTCCTCTAGTTGCACGAGAGGCTAATGAAGATGTTGAGATAGGAGGGTACTTATTGCCTAAGGGAACATGGGTATGGTTGGCCTTAAATGCACCAGCGAAAGATCCTATCCATTTTCCAAATCCTGAAACATTCAAGCCAGAGAGATTTGATCTTGAATGCGAAGAAGAAAAAAAGAGGCATCCATATGCTAACATACCTTTTGGGATTGGACCTCGTGCCTGCATTGGAATGAGATTTTCCCTACAAGAGATTAAACTAGCATTAATTCATCTATATCAATTGTTTACATTTGAGCATTCTCCATTGATGGAAAAACCCTTAGCATTTCAGTATGGAATAGTGCTTTCTCCCAAGTATGGAGTCAAGCTTCGAGTCCAACATAGGAGAACTCACAAGACAATTTTTcagtaa